Proteins from a genomic interval of Trifolium pratense cultivar HEN17-A07 linkage group LG6, ARS_RC_1.1, whole genome shotgun sequence:
- the LOC123889535 gene encoding uncharacterized protein LOC123889535, whose amino-acid sequence MWCWCSNVVVIPPHTTTPSSSSSSCYKPLLLVPSSVSATSLPRRRHRQNVTTDNQVGELGNALMANLESNSKQQISGSDVLWALQRASNRKKKKKHERGRDSSSNNMVSHMEETCVDYTNVRPLCINDHWGPKLDELENRLRHLSDTI is encoded by the coding sequence atgTGGTGTTGGTGTTCCAACGTTGTGGTCATCCCACCACACACAAcaacaccatcatcatcatcatcatcatgttaCAAGCCTCTTCTTCTTGTTCCCTCCTCCGTCTCAGCCACTTCTCTACCACGCCGTCGCCACCGCCAAAACGTAACCACAGATAATCAAGTTGGGGAATTGGGTAATGCCCTTATGGCCAATCTGGAATCAAATTCAAAACAGCAAATTAGTGGCTCAGATGTACTTTGGGCATTGCAGAGAGCAAGTAACcgtaagaagaagaagaagcatgaaCGCGGAAGGGATTCATCCTCTAATAATATGGTCAGTCACATGGAAGAAACTTGTGTTGACTACACCAATGTTCGTCCTCTCTGTATAAATGACCATTGGGGTCCTAAATTGGATGAGTTGGAAAATCGTCTTCGTCATCTTTCAGATACCATTTGA
- the LOC123889534 gene encoding heterogeneous nuclear ribonucleoprotein Q — translation MSEGAEIDERVDLDEENYMEEMDDDVEEQIDDDGVDGGEDENAEGSAEENEYEESAAEAGGKDQSTEGEKSDRATEEDDQKPSLIDDEEKEKHDELLSLPPHGAEVFIGGLPRDTRDDDIRELCEPMGDIVEIKLIKDRETGESKGYAFVAFKTKDVAQKAIDDIHNKEFKGKTLRCSLSETKHRLFIGNIPKTWTEDEFRKAVDGVGPGVESIDLIKDPQNQSRNRGFAFVLYYNNACADYSRQKMASSNFKLDGNTPTVTWADPKTSPDNSASSQVKALYVKNIPENVTTDQLKELFRRHGEVTKVVMPPGKAGGKRDFGFIHYAERSSALKAVKETEKYEIDGQALEVVIAKPQAEKKPDGGYPYNTGLHPNHLPHPGYGNFSGNLYGSVGAGYGVAAAGYQQPMIYGRGPMPAGMQMVPMVLPDGRIGYVLQQPGVQVPAPRPRRNDRGNGPGGQAGRGGGSGNDDGNRNRRYRPY, via the exons ATGTCAGAGGGTGCAGAGATTGACGAGCGTGTTGACCTCGATGAGGAAAATTATATGGAAGAGATGGACGATGATGTTGAGGAGCAGATAGATGACGATGGAGTGGATGGGGGTGAAGATGAAAACGCTGAAGGTAGTGCCGAAGAAAATGAATATGAGGAGTCGGCGGCAGAGGCTGGTGGTAAAGACCAATCTACCGAAGGAGAAAAAAGTGACCGTGCCACTGAAGAAGATGACCAAAAGCCATCGCTCATTGATGACGAGGAGAAAGAGAAGCACGATGAACTTCTTTCGCTTCCTCCTCATGGTGCTGAAGTCTTTATTGGTGGACTTCCTCGGGATACACGTGACGATGATATAAGGGAGTTGTGCGAGCCAATGGGTGATATTGTTGAG ATTAAATTAATCAAAGACAGGGAAACTGGAGAAAGCAAGGGTTATGCTTTCGTGGCTTTTAAAACCAAGGATGTGGCACAGAAGGCCATCGATGATATACATAACAAGGAATTTAAG GGTAAAACTTTGAGGTGTTCGCTGTCTGAAACCAAACACAGGTTGTTCATCGGCAACATTCCAAAAACATGGACAGAGGATGAGTTTAGGAAAGCCGTTGACGGTGTTGGTCCCGGAGTTGAAAGCATTGACCTCATAAAG GACCCTCAAAATCAAAGCAGAAATCGTGGGTTTGCTTTTGTTTTGTATTACAACAATGCATGTGCTGATTATTCACGGCAAAAGATGGCAAGTTCGAATTTCAAGCTAGATGGAAATACACCAACTGTTACTTGGGCAGATCCAAAGACCTCACCTGACAATTCAGCTTCTTCACAG GTTAAAGCTCTATATGTGAAAAACATACCTGAGAATGTTACTACTGATCAACTAAAGGAGCTATTTCGTCGTCATGGGGAAGTAACGAAAGTGGTCATGCCACCTGGCAAAGCTGGAGGGAAACGTGATTTTGGTTTCATTCATTATGCAGAGAGGTCAAGTGCATTGAAAGCTGTAAAAGAGACAGAGAAATATGAAATTGATG GCCAAGCTCTTGAAGTTGTTATTGCCAAGCCTCAAGCTGAAAAAAAACCTGATGGAGGCTATCCATACAATACTGGACTCCATCCTAACCATCTTCCACATCCTGGCTATGGTAACTTTTCTGGAAATCTTTATGGCTCAGTTGGGGCTGGATATGGTGTTGCTGCTGCTGGTTATCAACAG CCAATGATATACGGCAGGGGTCCAATGCCAGCCGGAATGCAGATGGTTCCAATGGTTTTACCAGATGGTCGAATTGGCTATGTCCT TCAACAGCCTGGTGTACAGGTGCCAGCTCCCCGACCACGCAGAAATGACCGGGGCAATGGTCCAGGCGGTCAGGCAGGGCGTGGAGGAGGTAGTGGTAATGATGATGGAAATCGTAATAGAAGGTATCGGCCCTATTAG